A portion of the Bdellovibrio bacteriovorus genome contains these proteins:
- a CDS encoding rod-binding protein has translation MILRSFSSDHYRRASLALRNSHRAASNPKQIPATLFLVKKKSWSERFSERLGSGLLRSRWAFWVSLFTVFYFSFSCFAESLNSAAVSVGEPSAQVAGAPEAVSVDGKNLDRSKFIAAPSRFMRKPQQKTPDQKLREVSDMYEKHFLRQMTKAMRSTVQESGFIQANNAEKIFREQLDEQYVEKWAARGGIGFSDLIYNQLVEKFGAQLGMKAKVEKPKGPLPLDRAKNFQHPGKSKSTLSYRIDVAPEILGNVPRPGARDVKAPWAGRFGAVTELTDHQTQVEIEHDNGLKSQVVFKGSLSKLFTGDKVQAGDTLGFLSSEAKSIYWTVETDKTPRPQTVSE, from the coding sequence GTGATTCTTCGTTCTTTTTCTTCTGATCATTATCGCCGCGCTTCTTTGGCGCTGCGGAACTCGCATAGGGCTGCAAGCAACCCAAAGCAGATTCCGGCGACACTATTTCTCGTAAAAAAGAAAAGTTGGAGTGAGCGGTTCTCGGAACGCCTTGGATCTGGCTTGCTGCGCTCGCGTTGGGCTTTTTGGGTTTCTCTTTTTACGGTGTTTTATTTTTCTTTTTCTTGTTTTGCGGAATCTTTGAATTCGGCGGCGGTCAGTGTGGGGGAACCCTCTGCTCAGGTCGCTGGCGCTCCTGAGGCCGTTAGTGTTGATGGTAAAAATTTAGATCGTTCTAAATTTATTGCTGCGCCTTCTCGATTTATGCGTAAGCCTCAACAGAAAACTCCGGATCAAAAGTTGCGTGAAGTTTCTGATATGTATGAAAAGCATTTTCTTCGTCAGATGACAAAGGCCATGCGATCTACCGTACAAGAGAGTGGATTCATCCAAGCGAATAATGCAGAGAAAATTTTTCGTGAGCAGTTAGATGAGCAGTACGTTGAGAAGTGGGCGGCTCGTGGGGGTATCGGTTTTTCGGATTTGATTTACAATCAATTGGTTGAAAAATTTGGTGCGCAGTTGGGAATGAAAGCGAAGGTTGAAAAACCAAAAGGTCCTTTGCCATTGGATCGGGCTAAAAATTTTCAGCATCCGGGAAAGTCTAAATCGACATTGTCTTATCGCATTGATGTGGCTCCAGAAATCTTGGGGAATGTTCCTCGACCTGGGGCTAGGGACGTGAAAGCCCCTTGGGCTGGGCGTTTCGGGGCAGTGACAGAATTAACTGATCATCAAACTCAGGTAGAAATTGAACACGACAATGGTCTGAAATCTCAGGTCGTTTTTAAAGGCTCACTGTCAAAACTTTTTACAGGGGACAAAGTGCAAGCTGGCGACACCCTTGGGTTTTTAAGTTCTGAAGCAAAATCGATATATTGGACCGTTGAAACAGACAAGACCCCTAGACCACAAACTGTCTCAGAATGA
- a CDS encoding flagellar basal body L-ring protein FlgH produces the protein MMTSLLLVFTAVCFTGCATMNELLNAFGSETQNPPLEEIKSAPRYSDNANMGVPTDRQYKRMTKNRMEEESELGASAGSMWVMEGQGSYLFAQNKMRKEGDLLNVKLDGPAMKQVETKVSVIKKLLKQLEEQENQSLNNGLAQNGEDPSRAPASEKPKVDAPAKEDDKNSLDEVQNVPTRLVEKMADGNYRVKGQQPFMIGKREYKVIVTGLIRPEDFNDAGISSDKLLDPQYDVVSIRRNTKNE, from the coding sequence ATGATGACATCTTTGTTACTTGTGTTTACAGCGGTGTGTTTTACCGGCTGCGCGACCATGAATGAACTTCTAAATGCTTTTGGCTCAGAAACTCAGAACCCTCCGCTTGAAGAAATCAAATCTGCCCCTCGTTATTCGGACAATGCGAATATGGGCGTGCCAACGGATCGTCAGTATAAGCGTATGACTAAAAATCGCATGGAAGAAGAGTCAGAACTTGGTGCCAGTGCGGGTTCGATGTGGGTGATGGAAGGTCAAGGTTCCTATTTGTTTGCGCAAAACAAAATGCGTAAAGAGGGCGATCTTTTGAATGTAAAACTTGATGGCCCCGCGATGAAACAGGTAGAAACCAAAGTTTCCGTCATTAAAAAATTATTGAAACAATTAGAAGAACAAGAAAATCAAAGTTTGAACAACGGCCTAGCCCAAAATGGGGAGGATCCTTCCCGGGCGCCGGCATCAGAAAAGCCTAAGGTCGATGCTCCAGCTAAGGAAGATGACAAGAATAGTTTGGATGAAGTTCAAAACGTTCCTACGCGTTTGGTTGAAAAGATGGCTGACGGAAACTACCGGGTTAAAGGCCAGCAGCCCTTCATGATTGGCAAAAGAGAGTATAAAGTAATTGTTACGGGCTTGATTCGCCCTGAAGATTTTAACGACGCCGGAATTTCTTCAGACAAGCTTTTAGATCCTCAATATGATGTCGTCAGCATCAGAAGGAATACTAAAAATGAGTAA
- the flgM gene encoding flagellar biosynthesis anti-sigma factor FlgM, translating into MKITHNKIGQNLNLTDSAKSDKAGGIASKSAGIGNANKADALMGSSLGESTKVELSPKAQEAKRIKELAMAAPDVDEAKVAKFRQLIDEGKYKTDAKAIADKMVDEHLEF; encoded by the coding sequence ATGAAGATCACTCATAACAAAATCGGACAGAATTTGAATCTTACTGATTCAGCTAAATCCGACAAAGCCGGTGGCATTGCATCGAAATCTGCAGGCATCGGTAACGCAAACAAAGCAGATGCTTTGATGGGTTCTTCTCTTGGTGAATCTACGAAAGTAGAATTGTCTCCAAAAGCTCAAGAAGCAAAACGCATTAAAGAATTAGCAATGGCGGCTCCGGATGTGGATGAAGCCAAAGTTGCAAAATTCAGACAGCTTATCGACGAAGGCAAATATAAAACGGACGCTAAGGCCATCGCCGACAAAATGGTCGACGAGCATTTGGAATTTTAG
- the fliW gene encoding flagellar assembly protein FliW: MIISTSRFGQVELKQEDVLTFAEGLLGFADLRQFVLLDDPNDEIFAWLQSCESPHIAFPVLEPELFAPQYKANLTKSDLEALKMTAQDKARYFSIVTIPDDPTLMTANLKAPVVINVATRTARQCVLQDNNLAIREPIFAKLQQRVVQNPTVALKNQSSGIDVATKLTLVKDAEL, encoded by the coding sequence ATGATCATTTCGACATCGCGATTCGGCCAAGTTGAGCTGAAACAAGAAGATGTTCTGACTTTTGCCGAAGGCCTATTAGGTTTCGCCGATCTTCGTCAGTTTGTTCTTTTGGATGATCCAAACGACGAGATTTTTGCGTGGCTACAATCTTGCGAATCTCCGCATATCGCTTTCCCCGTGTTAGAGCCAGAGCTGTTTGCTCCTCAATACAAAGCAAATCTAACAAAGAGCGATCTTGAAGCATTGAAAATGACGGCTCAAGATAAAGCTCGTTATTTCTCTATCGTAACTATTCCTGACGATCCTACTTTGATGACCGCGAACTTAAAAGCGCCGGTCGTGATCAACGTGGCGACTCGTACAGCCCGCCAATGCGTTCTTCAAGATAATAACTTGGCGATCCGTGAACCGATCTTTGCAAAGCTTCAACAACGTGTGGTGCAAAATCCAACAGTGGCTTTGAAAAATCAATCTTCAGGTATCGACGTAGCAACCAAGCTGACATTGGTTAAAGACGCTGAGCTTTAA
- the flgG gene encoding flagellar basal-body rod protein FlgG, with product MIKSLNTAATGMAAQQTNMDVIANNIANVSTNGFKRSRAEFEDLVYQTQKEPGSSTGMNAYSPNGVQVGLGVRTAAVQKDFKDGNANVTKNPFDIQIEGSGFFQIQTPDGQIGYTRDGAFQKDPNGRLIDKNGNLLQPEITIPPNISGIEISATGEVRVISGLNDPAQTIGQIDVVNFVNPAGLKAMGKNVFMQSPSSGQPITSRPGLNGTGFLSQGQLETSNVNIVDEMVGMITAQRAYETNSKVIQASDQMLQSINNLR from the coding sequence ATGATTAAAAGTTTGAACACAGCAGCTACTGGCATGGCGGCCCAACAGACAAATATGGACGTTATTGCCAATAACATTGCCAACGTTTCGACTAACGGTTTTAAACGTTCTCGTGCAGAGTTTGAAGACCTAGTTTATCAAACTCAAAAAGAACCGGGATCATCAACAGGCATGAATGCCTATTCTCCCAATGGTGTGCAAGTCGGCTTGGGAGTTCGCACCGCGGCCGTGCAAAAAGACTTTAAGGACGGAAATGCCAACGTCACCAAAAATCCTTTCGATATTCAAATCGAAGGATCAGGATTTTTTCAAATCCAAACACCGGATGGCCAAATTGGTTATACTCGAGACGGCGCCTTCCAAAAGGATCCTAATGGTCGCTTGATTGATAAAAATGGCAATCTTTTGCAGCCTGAAATCACAATCCCGCCCAATATTTCCGGCATTGAGATTTCAGCAACAGGTGAAGTGCGTGTGATCTCGGGACTGAATGATCCTGCACAAACAATTGGACAAATTGACGTGGTGAATTTTGTGAACCCAGCGGGCTTAAAGGCTATGGGTAAAAACGTATTCATGCAAAGTCCTTCCAGTGGACAGCCGATCACGTCTCGTCCTGGCTTAAACGGCACGGGCTTTTTGTCTCAAGGACAGCTTGAAACAAGTAACGTGAATATCGTTGATGAAATGGTCGGGATGATCACGGCCCAAAGAGCTTACGAAACGAATTCGAAAGTGATCCAGGCTTCGGATCAAATGCTGCAATCTATTAATAACTTGAGATAA
- the flgL gene encoding flagellar hook-associated protein FlgL has protein sequence MRIADKMAFNQVNSNLSKNRSDMADLQNQAATQKRINKPSDDPLASARVLAARTEERGNNQFIKNINNAKSFLEFSDQSLGELSDILVRAKELAVSQSNDASGNEESRMVTASEIEQIYNQAVQIGNRKLGERYIFGGYKTDKMPFDQSGQYKGDDGDMKIQVHKDSFVAMNVAGSKVFLGRGLGSDGIARASYESPNNVEELKQFQQDEVQRKQYNEEIEENYLPTRGPASVGSGSRTKGRQDPVEGGGGINIFSTIRDLEVSLKTNDKQGIQESLDTLDQAISQVVLARSEVGSRVMAVNNTMDSLQKAVVDNKTTASQLEDADAFQVISDINKTDSTLKATLETSGKLIQPSLLDFLR, from the coding sequence ATGAGAATCGCAGATAAAATGGCTTTCAATCAGGTCAATTCGAACTTGTCGAAGAATCGTTCCGACATGGCCGATTTGCAGAATCAAGCTGCGACTCAAAAGCGTATCAATAAACCTTCCGACGATCCTTTAGCTTCGGCCCGTGTTCTTGCGGCTCGTACTGAAGAGCGTGGAAATAATCAATTCATTAAAAATATCAATAACGCGAAATCTTTTTTAGAGTTCTCTGATCAGTCTCTCGGCGAGCTTTCAGATATCCTAGTTCGCGCGAAGGAATTGGCTGTCAGCCAGTCCAATGATGCCAGCGGTAATGAAGAAAGCCGTATGGTGACCGCTTCAGAGATCGAACAGATCTACAATCAAGCCGTGCAAATCGGGAATCGTAAGCTGGGTGAAAGATACATCTTTGGTGGTTATAAAACCGACAAGATGCCTTTTGATCAAAGTGGCCAGTACAAAGGCGATGACGGTGACATGAAGATCCAAGTTCACAAAGACTCTTTTGTCGCGATGAATGTCGCAGGCAGTAAGGTCTTTTTGGGTCGTGGTTTGGGTAGCGACGGGATTGCGCGGGCCTCTTATGAGTCGCCGAATAATGTGGAAGAACTTAAGCAGTTCCAGCAAGACGAAGTCCAGCGTAAGCAATATAATGAAGAGATTGAGGAAAATTACCTTCCCACGCGCGGCCCTGCGTCGGTCGGCAGCGGCTCTCGCACCAAAGGGCGCCAGGATCCGGTTGAGGGCGGTGGAGGGATCAATATTTTCTCTACGATTCGTGATTTAGAGGTCTCGCTTAAAACCAACGATAAACAAGGGATCCAAGAAAGCCTTGATACCCTGGATCAAGCCATTTCTCAGGTGGTTTTAGCCCGTTCTGAGGTTGGGTCCAGAGTTATGGCCGTAAATAACACCATGGATTCCCTGCAAAAGGCGGTCGTGGACAATAAAACGACGGCTTCCCAGCTGGAAGATGCGGATGCATTCCAGGTGATCTCTGATATCAACAAGACGGATTCCACGCTGAAAGCGACTCTCGAAACGTCGGGTAAGTTAATTCAACCAAGCCTTCTTGACTTTCTAAGATAA
- the flgF gene encoding flagellar basal-body rod protein FlgF, whose translation MSVKGVYTALSGAMAQSTKLDTIANNLANVNTPAFKRDQQIFQEYLTANEKPPTTTQIPRDVAAIESFYNMQGGDKSYVDTKGTFTDFSQGSLKPTGNNLDVAIDGKGFFEIATPGGVRLTRAGNFTLDGNGQLVTKEGHPVLSAGEPGADPASRVIRVTGNAPLSISDSGDVIEGTEVVGRLSMVQVNNPDSLLKQGSGLYTFKDNIAPDMVNVANPSVRQGFLETSNVNIVQEMTDMISTQRVFESTQKAISAYDQMADKMVNVVGKTN comes from the coding sequence ATGAGTGTAAAAGGTGTCTATACGGCATTGAGCGGAGCCATGGCTCAAAGTACAAAGCTTGATACTATCGCCAATAATTTGGCGAACGTGAACACGCCCGCGTTTAAACGCGATCAACAGATCTTCCAAGAATATCTTACAGCCAATGAGAAACCGCCGACAACAACGCAGATCCCTCGCGATGTCGCGGCGATTGAAAGTTTTTATAATATGCAAGGTGGCGATAAAAGTTATGTCGACACTAAAGGCACCTTCACTGATTTTTCTCAAGGCAGCTTAAAACCGACCGGTAATAACCTTGACGTCGCCATTGACGGTAAAGGCTTTTTTGAAATTGCCACACCGGGCGGAGTTCGCTTGACTCGCGCGGGTAACTTTACTTTGGATGGTAATGGTCAATTGGTCACTAAAGAAGGACATCCAGTATTAAGCGCGGGCGAACCGGGAGCGGATCCCGCATCACGTGTGATTCGTGTGACGGGCAATGCTCCTTTAAGTATTTCTGATTCGGGCGATGTGATTGAAGGTACGGAGGTCGTGGGTCGTCTTTCAATGGTTCAAGTGAACAATCCTGATTCTTTATTAAAGCAAGGCAGCGGCCTTTATACTTTCAAAGATAATATCGCGCCGGACATGGTCAATGTGGCTAATCCAAGCGTACGCCAAGGTTTTCTTGAAACTTCTAACGTCAATATCGTGCAAGAAATGACAGATATGATTTCTACGCAACGAGTTTTTGAAAGCACCCAGAAAGCCATCAGCGCCTATGACCAGATGGCTGACAAGATGGTTAATGTTGTAGGCAAAACGAACTAG
- the flgK gene encoding flagellar hook-associated protein FlgK, which produces MSKISAMMDTGKRSLMNSQTALQTVGHNIANKSTEGFSRQRVELLSNVPIGEGNLQIGMGARAGVVTRVNNPWLEKQIQREGMSMGFTDARADGLSRVEQIYNEQNNKGLNQYMTDFFNSFRELSNNPESLASRTMVRESAVALTKDFGRVTGQLRAVQDDLDGQIKTTVEEINQLTKELASLNEKIQTVEIQKIPANDERDRRDVVLKKLGEKIDISWAESKDGMVTVTAGRTAILVSGVGSSELAAKETDNRDRVEVFFMGTAGSPANITDQITGGRIGGALDVRDHVIEDLLGHVDKMAYTLAKEVNTAHIEGFDKNGRPGVLFFEMPDQVKGAATEIALNKSVFNDVGRIAAGAQAGAAGDNTVANVISSLQYRQVMQDGTATLDDYYNTQVGQMGAVTQRAVKAQESQKNVMNQLSNIRESISGVSLDEETTKMIEFQKTYDASARLIKTADEMFDTVLNLKRL; this is translated from the coding sequence ATGTCTAAAATCTCGGCGATGATGGATACTGGTAAACGCTCTCTGATGAACTCTCAGACGGCTTTACAAACAGTGGGTCACAATATCGCTAACAAATCGACCGAAGGATTCTCTCGACAAAGAGTCGAGTTGCTTTCCAACGTTCCGATCGGTGAGGGTAATCTTCAGATCGGGATGGGTGCTCGGGCGGGTGTTGTTACGCGAGTGAATAATCCTTGGTTAGAAAAACAAATTCAACGTGAAGGCATGAGCATGGGTTTCACCGATGCCCGTGCGGATGGTTTGTCTCGCGTTGAGCAAATTTACAATGAACAAAACAACAAGGGTTTGAATCAGTACATGACTGATTTCTTTAACTCTTTCCGTGAACTTTCTAATAATCCAGAAAGCTTGGCTTCGCGCACGATGGTGCGTGAATCAGCTGTTGCGTTGACCAAAGATTTCGGTCGCGTGACCGGTCAATTAAGAGCCGTGCAAGATGACTTAGACGGGCAAATCAAAACAACGGTTGAAGAGATCAATCAATTGACCAAGGAACTTGCGTCATTGAATGAAAAAATTCAAACCGTCGAGATTCAAAAAATCCCGGCCAATGACGAACGCGATCGTCGTGACGTCGTTCTTAAAAAACTAGGTGAAAAAATCGACATCTCTTGGGCGGAAAGCAAAGACGGGATGGTCACGGTGACCGCCGGTCGCACGGCGATCCTGGTTTCAGGTGTGGGCTCTTCAGAGCTTGCCGCAAAAGAAACAGACAATCGTGATCGCGTCGAAGTTTTCTTTATGGGAACGGCGGGGTCGCCGGCAAATATCACAGATCAAATTACGGGTGGTCGTATTGGTGGTGCCTTAGATGTTCGTGACCATGTTATTGAAGACCTTTTGGGTCACGTCGATAAAATGGCTTACACCTTGGCTAAAGAAGTAAATACGGCGCATATAGAAGGCTTTGATAAGAACGGTCGCCCTGGCGTGCTGTTCTTTGAGATGCCTGATCAAGTTAAAGGTGCGGCCACGGAAATCGCTTTGAATAAATCGGTTTTCAATGACGTGGGTCGTATCGCGGCCGGGGCGCAAGCCGGAGCGGCAGGTGATAACACTGTCGCCAACGTGATTTCTTCTTTGCAGTACCGTCAGGTGATGCAAGATGGAACTGCGACTTTAGATGATTATTACAATACGCAAGTAGGACAAATGGGGGCCGTCACCCAGCGTGCGGTGAAAGCCCAAGAGTCCCAAAAAAACGTGATGAATCAGTTAAGCAATATCCGTGAAAGCATCAGTGGGGTTTCTTTAGATGAAGAGACAACGAAAATGATCGAATTCCAAAAAACTTATGATGCTTCCGCCCGACTGATCAAAACGGCAGATGAAATGTTTGATACTGTTCTTAACTTAAAACGACTGTAG
- a CDS encoding flagellar basal body P-ring protein FlgI produces MSKLLKLIALAALAFASTIESAQAARLKDIASIRGVRENQLIGYGIVVGLKGTGDGKNEYMSKSVVRMFDKLGMKLDSPEFGSKNVAAVIITATMPAFGKAGNPIDITVSAVGDASSLAGGTLLQAPLRAANEQVYAVAQGAIVIGGNGKDSHTTSGRIPNGAIIERDMTADFSSRKMYRLNLINPDFTTAARTVLTINKELGGHYATAKDSGTIDIITPFAYENRGVELLATIESIEINPDMKARVVVNEKTGTIVIGDKVKISKVAISHGALSVKVGEGKNAKEEKVTVLDTGVSVGELVQALNKLGVTPKDLITILQSIKTAGALHGELEVL; encoded by the coding sequence ATGAGTAAACTATTAAAGCTTATCGCTTTAGCCGCATTGGCCTTTGCCTCGACGATTGAATCTGCTCAGGCCGCGCGTTTGAAAGATATCGCCAGTATTCGTGGTGTGCGCGAAAATCAGTTGATCGGTTACGGGATCGTGGTCGGTCTTAAAGGCACGGGCGATGGAAAAAATGAATACATGAGCAAATCAGTTGTGCGCATGTTTGATAAGCTGGGAATGAAATTAGATTCGCCAGAATTTGGCAGTAAGAATGTAGCCGCAGTTATTATTACAGCGACAATGCCGGCATTCGGTAAAGCGGGTAATCCGATTGATATTACCGTCAGTGCTGTGGGCGATGCTTCCTCCTTGGCTGGTGGTACTTTATTGCAAGCACCACTGCGTGCAGCGAATGAACAAGTTTATGCTGTGGCTCAAGGAGCGATTGTCATTGGTGGTAATGGCAAAGATTCGCACACCACTTCTGGAAGAATTCCTAACGGCGCGATCATCGAGCGTGATATGACGGCCGATTTTTCTTCGCGAAAAATGTATCGTTTGAATTTAATCAATCCTGATTTTACCACGGCTGCGCGCACCGTTTTGACTATCAATAAAGAATTGGGTGGTCACTATGCGACGGCCAAGGATTCAGGAACAATTGATATCATCACACCGTTTGCCTATGAAAATCGTGGTGTCGAATTGCTGGCGACAATCGAATCAATCGAAATTAATCCTGATATGAAAGCGCGCGTGGTGGTGAATGAAAAAACCGGCACCATCGTCATCGGGGATAAAGTGAAAATTTCCAAAGTGGCTATTTCCCATGGTGCCTTGTCTGTCAAGGTGGGCGAGGGAAAGAACGCCAAAGAGGAAAAAGTCACTGTTCTTGATACGGGTGTTAGCGTGGGTGAACTCGTTCAAGCTTTGAATAAGTTAGGTGTTACGCCGAAAGACCTGATCACTATACTTCAGTCCATCAAGACAGCTGGAGCTTTGCACGGGGAATTAGAAGTATTATGA
- the flgA gene encoding flagellar basal body P-ring formation chaperone FlgA: protein MKKLVFAFLMIASTTWARPEIEIPAQVEISQRPLLRLSDVARLTQGNANLLAFMDDVVLREDARDLVLASHMNAQEILTKVRSIMKNRDDVRLLNPSFKIPSQVKVSFSKEAISHEEVNRKILNHLNVTCPSCEYRVSVTKTPVPSQKEWDLDFSQMSTKGGFLLPLREGSDQIKWISGTIRVSQLTPVATRLILQGERVQSGDVRMVMTDVTYAKDSVVRAEDIQGQVAARSLAVGTPIWTSDLKREPAAKKGQIVKAMLGDETFEISVNMQAEDNGFIGDLIKVKNIETQKVMSGLVVEKGVVKLQ from the coding sequence ATGAAGAAATTGGTTTTTGCCTTTTTGATGATTGCTAGTACCACGTGGGCCCGTCCGGAGATTGAAATTCCGGCGCAGGTTGAAATTTCCCAGCGTCCATTGTTACGTCTTAGTGACGTGGCTCGCTTAACTCAAGGGAACGCAAATCTTTTAGCTTTCATGGATGATGTGGTTTTGCGTGAAGACGCTCGTGATTTGGTTTTAGCAAGTCATATGAACGCCCAAGAAATTTTAACGAAAGTTCGCAGCATCATGAAAAACCGTGATGATGTTCGGTTGTTAAATCCTTCTTTTAAAATTCCGTCGCAAGTGAAGGTGAGCTTTTCTAAAGAAGCCATTTCGCATGAAGAAGTGAATCGTAAAATTTTGAATCATTTAAATGTAACTTGTCCCTCATGTGAATACCGCGTTTCAGTGACGAAAACTCCGGTGCCATCACAAAAAGAGTGGGACTTGGATTTTTCTCAGATGTCGACAAAAGGAGGCTTCCTTTTGCCACTCAGAGAAGGTTCAGATCAAATTAAATGGATTTCGGGAACTATCCGCGTTTCTCAATTAACCCCGGTGGCCACTCGCCTGATCTTACAAGGAGAGCGAGTGCAAAGCGGTGATGTACGTATGGTGATGACGGATGTGACTTATGCCAAGGACAGTGTTGTTCGGGCGGAAGACATCCAAGGGCAAGTGGCGGCAAGATCCCTGGCTGTGGGCACCCCGATCTGGACATCGGATCTTAAAAGAGAGCCGGCGGCCAAAAAGGGACAGATCGTAAAAGCGATGTTAGGGGATGAGACATTTGAGATTTCCGTGAATATGCAAGCCGAAGATAACGGCTTTATTGGTGACCTTATCAAAGTAAAAAATATCGAAACTCAAAAAGTCATGTCGGGCCTTGTCGTTGAAAAAGGTGTGGTGAAACTGCAATGA
- the csrA gene encoding carbon storage regulator CsrA, translating into MLVLTRKLGESIAIDDHIKIRVVQIKGKQVRLGIEAPKDTKIHREEVYAAIQDQNQQSVSVSADKTRNLSKLLKP; encoded by the coding sequence ATGCTGGTTCTCACACGGAAGTTGGGTGAAAGCATCGCTATCGATGACCACATCAAAATCAGAGTAGTACAAATTAAAGGTAAACAAGTTCGCCTAGGCATTGAAGCGCCTAAGGATACGAAAATTCACCGTGAAGAAGTCTACGCTGCAATTCAAGACCAAAATCAGCAGTCAGTCTCTGTATCTGCAGATAAAACTCGCAATTTAAGCAAACTTCTAAAGCCATAA
- a CDS encoding lytic transglycosylase domain-containing protein gives MKHVVGLVFALLFSFSVHAELAKVPPAPAPLLANSPLSLKEKLKTLTAKAKNVQSDSLIFDLPVTYNQKVSKWVSYFQSERNNKWFRQWLQRSYKYMPFIQDELRKAGLPQDLAYMVMIESGFAPNAVSHADAVGPWQFIESTGVRYGLNKSWWLDERRDLKKSTLAAIRYLRDLHSEFGSWYLVAASYNMGENGLRARIKKHGTRDYWSLIHLNALPLETQEYVPKILAVMLISKAPNLYGFRGLEKMDPLDYDIVGVPGGVELDPLADHLGVTRKALKDLNAELYLGYIPRQVSKHFIRVPKGAGTLVSGYVLQNRKVTLE, from the coding sequence ATGAAACATGTTGTGGGATTGGTTTTCGCCCTTTTATTTTCTTTTTCCGTGCACGCCGAACTTGCGAAGGTCCCTCCTGCTCCGGCCCCCCTTTTAGCGAACTCTCCGTTAAGTCTTAAAGAAAAATTAAAAACTCTGACGGCCAAAGCTAAAAATGTTCAGTCGGACAGTCTGATTTTTGATCTGCCGGTGACTTATAACCAAAAAGTCAGTAAATGGGTTTCTTACTTTCAAAGCGAACGAAATAACAAATGGTTTCGTCAGTGGTTGCAACGCTCCTACAAGTACATGCCTTTCATTCAAGATGAACTTCGCAAAGCAGGCTTACCGCAAGATCTTGCTTACATGGTGATGATTGAAAGTGGATTTGCTCCAAATGCGGTCAGCCATGCCGATGCCGTCGGACCTTGGCAGTTTATCGAATCCACGGGCGTGCGCTATGGATTGAATAAAAGCTGGTGGTTGGATGAACGACGTGATCTAAAAAAATCCACCCTCGCAGCCATCCGCTATTTGCGCGACCTGCACTCAGAGTTCGGCTCTTGGTATCTTGTCGCTGCAAGTTACAATATGGGTGAAAATGGATTGCGTGCCCGCATAAAAAAGCATGGCACTCGTGATTACTGGTCCCTCATTCATCTCAATGCCTTGCCTTTGGAAACTCAAGAATACGTGCCAAAAATTTTGGCGGTAATGTTAATTTCTAAAGCGCCTAATTTGTATGGCTTTCGCGGTTTAGAAAAAATGGACCCACTGGATTACGACATCGTCGGCGTTCCCGGAGGCGTTGAGTTAGACCCTTTAGCGGATCACTTAGGGGTTACGCGCAAAGCACTAAAAGATTTGAATGCCGAGCTCTATCTAGGGTACATTCCTCGTCAGGTCAGCAAACATTTTATCCGGGTTCCTAAAGGAGCCGGCACTTTGGTTTCTGGCTATGTCCTTCAGAACAGGAAAGTGACTTTGGAATGA
- a CDS encoding flagellar protein FlgN gives MDTTVERAFQKLEANLEELTKIYRSLLDIVRKEKDLLVKADLPALDESNKLKEDLLFKLRAQDALRARYAMDLATMVGADVENPRLLELAQKLAGTPAADRLRTQHSALDVLIKRITDINKENEEYAKSALGTLNGALNDVKDSLAGKKTYGGKGQYKTGPQVAGNFVSKEA, from the coding sequence ATGGACACTACAGTAGAACGTGCATTTCAAAAGTTAGAAGCCAATCTCGAAGAGCTTACCAAGATCTATCGTTCACTTTTAGACATCGTTCGCAAAGAAAAAGATCTTTTGGTTAAAGCCGATCTTCCGGCGCTAGATGAAAGCAATAAACTTAAAGAAGACCTTCTTTTCAAGCTTCGTGCTCAAGACGCCTTACGTGCGCGTTACGCGATGGACTTAGCAACCATGGTTGGAGCCGACGTTGAAAATCCACGTTTGCTGGAACTTGCTCAAAAACTTGCAGGCACTCCAGCGGCAGATCGCTTGCGCACTCAACACTCCGCGCTCGATGTGCTTATCAAACGCATCACTGACATTAACAAAGAAAATGAAGAATACGCAAAATCCGCTCTAGGCACATTGAATGGTGCTTTGAACGATGTGAAAGACTCACTTGCCGGCAAAAAAACTTACGGCGGCAAAGGCCAATACAAAACGGGACCACAAGTAGCAGGTAATTTCGTTAGTAAAGAGGCTTAA